From one Tetragenococcus osmophilus genomic stretch:
- a CDS encoding polyprenyl synthetase family protein, with the protein MSSLFVLQENELPKVEEQIKKFIHNNTSNEELKESMLYSVNAGGKRLRPLLVLATAFDFEQKLSLQAYQIAAALEMVHTYSLIHDDLPAMDNDDLRRGQPTNHMVFGEGLAILAGDALLTGSFELIASTELASKKKSQILQLLASAAGSHGMVAGQVDDIQSEQKRLSFAELAKLHQKKTGALIRFAVVSAGILTDQNETVLAHLEQFADHLGLAFQIRDDLLDELATTEQMGKKTQKDNIAGKNTYPALLGIEKAKLALEEELRQAKNVLAEISNENFAPSLLQEVIKLFELKRGKE; encoded by the coding sequence ATGAGTTCTTTATTTGTGTTGCAAGAAAACGAATTACCTAAAGTTGAAGAACAGATCAAAAAATTTATCCATAACAATACTTCTAATGAAGAACTGAAAGAAAGCATGTTATATTCAGTGAATGCTGGAGGTAAACGGCTTCGCCCCTTACTGGTATTAGCTACTGCTTTTGACTTTGAGCAAAAACTGTCTTTACAGGCTTATCAAATTGCAGCGGCTTTAGAGATGGTCCACACTTATTCTCTTATTCATGATGATTTACCAGCGATGGATAATGACGATCTACGACGTGGTCAGCCTACAAACCATATGGTTTTTGGAGAAGGGTTGGCCATTTTAGCTGGAGATGCTTTATTAACAGGATCCTTTGAGTTAATAGCAAGCACTGAGTTAGCTTCTAAGAAAAAAAGTCAAATTTTGCAGTTACTTGCTAGTGCAGCTGGGTCTCATGGAATGGTTGCTGGACAAGTGGATGATATTCAAAGTGAGCAGAAGAGGCTTTCTTTTGCTGAATTAGCTAAACTTCACCAAAAAAAGACGGGAGCTTTAATCCGTTTTGCTGTAGTCAGTGCAGGGATTCTAACGGACCAAAATGAAACAGTTTTAGCCCATCTAGAGCAATTCGCTGATCATTTAGGTTTGGCTTTTCAAATCAGAGATGATTTACTTGATGAATTAGCAACTACAGAACAAATGGGCAAAAAAACGCAAAAAGATAATATTGCAGGAAAAAATACATATCCAGCGTTATTAGGGATAGAAAAGGCAAAATTGGCACTTGAAGAGGAACTAAGGCAAGCGAAAAATGTTCTGGCAGAAATCTCTAATGAAAATTTTGCGCCTAGCTTGTTACAAGAGGTTATAAAGTTATTTGAACTGAAAAGAGGCAAGGAATGA
- the argR gene encoding arginine repressor, protein MKKEERHQLIIQLLEEENIQKQEELVTALQNRNIAVTQATVSRDIKELKLIKVPATGGGYRYSLPVESDEEMNEKLTKLIKNAFVSLDHMDKFVVLKTLPGNASAIANLIDKRFAEELFAILNDDDNILMITKTTQAREHLFQELQKYI, encoded by the coding sequence GTGAAAAAAGAAGAGCGGCATCAACTCATTATCCAATTATTAGAAGAAGAAAATATTCAAAAACAAGAAGAATTGGTAACAGCTTTACAAAATCGTAATATTGCAGTCACTCAAGCAACAGTATCAAGAGATATCAAAGAATTAAAATTGATTAAAGTTCCTGCTACAGGAGGTGGTTATCGTTATAGTCTTCCTGTAGAATCAGACGAGGAAATGAATGAAAAATTAACTAAATTAATAAAAAATGCTTTTGTGTCACTGGATCATATGGATAAATTTGTTGTCTTAAAAACTTTGCCCGGCAACGCTTCTGCCATTGCTAATTTGATTGATAAACGCTTTGCTGAAGAGCTGTTTGCAATTTTAAATGATGACGATAATATTTTGATGATCACAAAGACAACTCAAGCCAGAGAACACTTATTTCAAGAGCTGCAAAAGTATATCTAA
- the xseA gene encoding exodeoxyribonuclease VII large subunit: MEYLTVSALTKYLKRKFDVDPYLEKVFLTGEISNFRLRPNHQYFNIKDDQAKISAVMFKNAFRKLNFQPEEGMKVMVVGRISIYETTGNYQIYIDQMQPDGIGALYQAYEQLKKKLENEGLFHLPKKTLPKFPKRIAVLTSPSGAVIRDIITTTKRRYPIVQIVLFPTVVQGEKAADDVVRNIQRVEKEENFDAVIIGRGGGSIEDLWPFNEERVARAIVACNIPVISSVGHETDTTIADLVADVRAATPTAAAELAVPVLTEEIMRIEEKQARLQQAYTRQIQRKQERFERVQNSYIFRQPERLYEAQSIKLDQLNQRMNQTLQRIVYEKQRVYTQIESRLYQSVPTTQVKEKTQEVQYLQEQLKNQVQQIMGKKRQSFEQMVQALDLLSPLKVMGRGYSYTTKQEKVVKSVQELAENDTLQVHYQDGQVQTKVMQIKEDEDGRGNI, encoded by the coding sequence ATGGAATATTTAACAGTCAGTGCTCTAACTAAATATTTAAAAAGAAAATTTGATGTAGACCCTTATTTAGAAAAAGTATTTTTGACAGGAGAAATATCCAATTTTCGTTTACGTCCTAATCACCAATACTTTAATATAAAAGACGATCAAGCGAAGATTTCAGCAGTAATGTTCAAAAATGCTTTTCGTAAACTAAACTTTCAGCCAGAAGAAGGAATGAAAGTTATGGTGGTAGGCCGCATCTCCATTTATGAAACAACTGGGAATTATCAAATTTATATTGATCAAATGCAGCCTGATGGCATTGGTGCTTTATACCAAGCCTATGAGCAATTGAAAAAAAAGCTAGAAAATGAAGGCTTATTTCACTTGCCGAAAAAGACACTACCTAAGTTCCCTAAAAGAATTGCTGTTTTAACGAGTCCTAGTGGTGCTGTTATTCGAGATATTATCACGACGACTAAAAGAAGGTATCCTATTGTTCAAATTGTCTTATTTCCAACTGTTGTCCAGGGTGAAAAAGCGGCAGACGATGTTGTTAGAAATATTCAACGCGTTGAAAAAGAGGAAAACTTTGATGCCGTAATTATTGGTCGTGGTGGCGGTTCGATCGAAGATTTATGGCCATTTAACGAAGAACGTGTAGCTAGGGCGATTGTTGCATGTAATATCCCTGTGATTTCTTCTGTTGGACATGAAACAGATACTACTATTGCCGATTTGGTGGCAGATGTTCGTGCTGCAACTCCAACTGCTGCTGCGGAATTAGCTGTGCCCGTTTTAACAGAAGAAATTATGCGAATTGAAGAAAAACAAGCTCGTTTACAACAAGCTTATACACGACAGATTCAACGAAAACAAGAGCGTTTTGAAAGAGTACAAAATTCATATATATTTCGTCAGCCGGAGCGTTTGTATGAAGCCCAATCAATTAAACTGGATCAATTAAACCAACGAATGAATCAAACGCTACAACGTATAGTATATGAAAAACAAAGAGTCTATACTCAGATAGAATCTCGTTTATACCAATCAGTCCCTACAACACAAGTAAAAGAAAAAACACAAGAAGTGCAGTATTTGCAAGAACAATTAAAAAACCAAGTACAACAAATTATGGGCAAGAAACGACAGTCTTTTGAACAAATGGTACAAGCCTTAGATTTATTAAGCCCTTTGAAGGTGATGGGCAGAGGTTATAGTTATACAACTAAACAAGAAAAGGTTGTGAAGTCTGTGCAGGAATTAGCCGAAAACGATACCTTGCAAGTGCACTATCAAGATGGACAGGTACAAACAAAAGTAATGCAAATTAAGGAGGATGAAGATGGCCGAGGCAACATTTGA
- a CDS encoding Asp23/Gls24 family envelope stress response protein — MADEKNFVLDANQELGEIVIAPEVIEVIIGIAASKVEGVYRMQGNFANGVTELLGRSTYGKGVYLTMDETGIKVDIYTYMKYGVSVPKVAMDIQNRVKQQVLFMTDVELAEVNIHVVAVVPEKTEQLNLEDFFENDEEENE, encoded by the coding sequence ATGGCTGACGAAAAAAATTTTGTTTTGGATGCAAATCAGGAACTAGGAGAAATTGTGATTGCTCCTGAAGTGATTGAAGTAATCATCGGCATCGCTGCTTCAAAAGTCGAAGGCGTCTATCGTATGCAAGGAAACTTTGCAAATGGTGTAACAGAGTTACTAGGACGTTCTACTTATGGCAAAGGCGTTTATTTAACTATGGATGAAACTGGAATAAAAGTAGATATTTATACTTATATGAAATATGGCGTGTCTGTTCCCAAAGTTGCAATGGACATACAGAATCGAGTGAAACAGCAAGTCTTGTTTATGACAGATGTAGAACTCGCTGAAGTCAATATTCATGTAGTTGCAGTGGTTCCGGAAAAGACGGAACAATTGAACTTAGAAGATTTTTTTGAAAATGACGAGGAAGAAAATGAGTAA
- the nusB gene encoding transcription antitermination factor NusB, translating into MSKELARHEIRKKAVQALFPLDVNQVLEKKDAIEAALHLEQDEMVDDEQENFVPEYLNTLVTGVCDNKAVLDEKIENHLRKGWRFERLAKIDVIILRIGLYEMLYVEDVPNKVALNEAVELAKTFSDEQSRKFINGILSTVNTKIEAS; encoded by the coding sequence ATGAGTAAAGAATTAGCAAGACATGAAATTAGAAAAAAAGCAGTACAAGCTTTGTTTCCTTTAGATGTGAACCAAGTACTGGAAAAAAAGGACGCAATTGAAGCTGCGTTACATTTAGAACAAGACGAAATGGTAGATGATGAACAAGAAAATTTTGTTCCCGAGTATTTAAATACTTTAGTTACCGGTGTCTGTGATAACAAAGCTGTGCTTGATGAAAAGATTGAAAATCATTTACGTAAAGGATGGCGCTTTGAAAGACTTGCCAAAATTGATGTTATTATTTTACGGATCGGTTTATATGAAATGCTGTATGTAGAAGACGTACCTAATAAAGTGGCATTAAACGAAGCTGTTGAATTGGCAAAAACATTCAGTGATGAACAATCGCGTAAATTTATTAATGGTATTTTATCAACGGTTAACACAAAGATTGAAGCTAGCTAA
- a CDS encoding bifunctional methylenetetrahydrofolate dehydrogenase/methenyltetrahydrofolate cyclohydrolase, giving the protein MAKLINGRELADNMQEQMRLDVDTLKKQEVYPGLVVFLVGDDPASKTYIKNKEIAAQKIGIQSKLENYPSDISEEKLLAEIEKYNSNPNYHGILVQLPLPDHIDEEKVLLAIDPKKDVDGFHPMNMGRLLLGNPQALPCTPYGIMKMFEAYDIDLAGKNAIVIGRSNIVGKPMAQLLLAKNTTVTMAHSHTQDLPTLAKQADVIVSAVGKGNFVTKDFVKEGAVVIDVGMNRDENGKRIGDVDFAEVEPIASFITPVPKGVGPMTITMLMQQTIEACKRQELN; this is encoded by the coding sequence ATGGCAAAATTAATTAATGGTAGAGAATTGGCAGATAATATGCAGGAACAGATGCGTTTAGATGTTGATACGTTAAAAAAACAAGAAGTCTATCCTGGGTTAGTCGTTTTTTTAGTAGGAGACGATCCTGCAAGTAAAACTTATATAAAAAATAAAGAAATTGCAGCGCAAAAAATTGGCATCCAATCAAAATTAGAAAATTACCCCTCAGATATCAGTGAAGAAAAATTATTAGCAGAAATAGAAAAATATAATAGTAATCCTAATTACCATGGCATTTTAGTGCAGTTACCATTACCGGATCATATCGATGAAGAAAAAGTATTGCTTGCCATTGATCCTAAAAAAGATGTAGATGGTTTTCATCCAATGAATATGGGCAGACTCTTGTTGGGAAACCCACAAGCATTACCATGTACACCTTATGGTATTATGAAAATGTTTGAAGCCTACGACATCGACTTAGCAGGAAAAAATGCTATTGTTATTGGCCGTAGTAATATTGTAGGTAAACCCATGGCTCAACTATTGTTAGCAAAAAATACAACTGTGACAATGGCTCATTCCCACACCCAAGATTTACCAACGTTAGCTAAACAAGCAGATGTGATTGTATCTGCCGTAGGCAAAGGGAATTTTGTCACTAAAGACTTTGTGAAAGAAGGCGCTGTTGTCATTGATGTAGGAATGAACCGTGACGAAAATGGCAAAAGAATTGGTGATGTAGACTTTGCTGAAGTAGAGCCTATAGCTAGTTTTATTACGCCTGTGCCTAAAGGAGTTGGACCAATGACGATTACTATGCTAATGCAACAAACAATTGAAGCTTGTAAACGTCAGGAGTTAAATTAA
- a CDS encoding exodeoxyribonuclease VII small subunit, translated as MAEATFEESLEELEKIVTRLEQGDVPLEEALDAFQKGMELSKQCKETLSKAEKTLTKMMTEEDKEVPFEEEEQ; from the coding sequence ATGGCCGAGGCAACATTTGAAGAATCTTTAGAAGAATTGGAAAAAATTGTGACCCGCTTAGAACAAGGAGATGTTCCTTTAGAAGAAGCTTTAGACGCTTTCCAAAAGGGAATGGAATTAAGTAAGCAATGTAAAGAGACTTTGTCTAAAGCAGAAAAAACACTAACAAAAATGATGACAGAAGAAGACAAAGAAGTGCCATTTGAAGAGGAAGAACAATGA
- a CDS encoding TlyA family RNA methyltransferase: protein MKKERVDVLAFEQGLFATREQAKRGIMAGMVYTKKNQRLDKPGEKIQQETVLKIIGEQLPYVSRGGLKLERALKVFDFNVRDKILLDIGASTGGFTDCALQYGAKLSYALDVGYNQLAWKIRQDPRVIVMERTNFRYCKPSDFTQGVPEVATIDVSFISLKKILPALYSILASKADVMALIKPQFEAGKDSVGKKGIIHDANIHQEVLTDIVNFALGEKFDLQALSYSPVTGGQGNIEFIAHFKKAEDLGVKRENKSIAEVVNEAHGALDK, encoded by the coding sequence ATGAAAAAAGAACGGGTAGATGTTTTAGCTTTCGAACAAGGACTTTTTGCCACCAGAGAACAAGCCAAAAGAGGGATTATGGCCGGGATGGTTTACACAAAAAAAAATCAACGGTTAGATAAACCTGGGGAAAAGATTCAGCAAGAAACTGTTCTTAAAATTATTGGAGAGCAGTTGCCTTATGTTTCTCGTGGTGGACTAAAGTTGGAAAGAGCTTTAAAAGTATTTGATTTTAATGTAAGAGATAAAATTTTACTTGATATCGGGGCTTCTACCGGAGGCTTTACAGATTGTGCGTTACAATATGGAGCAAAACTAAGTTATGCTCTTGATGTAGGTTATAATCAACTAGCTTGGAAAATAAGACAAGATCCGCGAGTTATTGTAATGGAAAGGACAAATTTTCGTTATTGTAAACCATCTGATTTTACACAAGGAGTACCTGAAGTGGCGACGATTGACGTTTCTTTTATTTCTTTAAAAAAAATACTACCTGCTTTGTATTCAATACTTGCAAGTAAGGCAGACGTGATGGCTTTGATTAAACCGCAGTTTGAAGCAGGGAAAGACTCTGTTGGAAAAAAAGGAATTATCCACGACGCTAATATACATCAAGAAGTGTTAACAGATATAGTAAACTTTGCTTTAGGTGAAAAATTTGATTTACAAGCGCTAAGCTATTCACCGGTCACAGGCGGCCAAGGAAATATTGAATTTATTGCTCATTTTAAAAAAGCAGAGGATCTAGGTGTCAAACGAGAAAATAAAAGTATTGCTGAAGTAGTGAACGAAGCACACGGAGCATTAGACAAATAA